ATCCCCAGGCGATCCAGCTGCTCGAAGAGCTGCGCAAGCGCCGCCGCGACGATCCCTTCACGCTGGCGTATCTTGCTCGCGCCTACGAGGGCAACCAGGAGCCCGCCAAAGCGGTGCCGCTGCTGGTGCAGCTTGGCGATCAGGCGCTTGAGCAGCGGATCATCCCCGATGCGCTGGAAGCCTTTGAAGAGGCCGTGCGCCTCATGCCACAGGACCCCGATCTCCGCATCCGGCTGGCCGAGATGTTCGTCGAGGCTGGCGACATGCGCCGCGCGGCAGAGCAGTGCGTCGAGATTGCGCGCATTCGACACGCGGCAGGCGACATGCCCGGCGCCGAGGAGGCCGTCGACGAAGCGCTGAGCCTTGACTCGGCCAACCGCACCGCCCAGGCGCTCAAGGCGGAGCTGAGCCAGCGCGCGCTGCAAGCGGAGCCTGAGCCAGCCTATCAGCCGATGCCGGAGCCTGAGCCAGCCTACGTGCCCGAACCGGAGCCGATGCGCTTCGGCACGGGCGGCCTCTACGAGCGACCGCTCTCGAACGAGCAGCTCCTGGCCCAGGCTGCCGCGCAGCGCGAGGCCGGGAACGGCACGGGCGCGCTGCGGCTGTATGAGCGCGCGCTTGAGCAGGGCGCTGATCATCCCGATCTTTTTTATAGCCTGGGCATGCTCTACCAGGAGCACAACCAGCACGCCAAAGCGATCGACCTGCTCCGCAAAGTTACCGGCAACGACGAGTATGCGCTCTCGGCGCACTACGCCCTGGGCGACTCGCTCAAGGCCACGGGCGACATCCAGGCCGCCGCCGAAGAGTACGAGACGACGATCCGCCTGGTTGATCTGGAATCGATCGGACGCGCTGAGGCCGACGATCTGATCGCCATGTACCGCGCCGCAGCCGAGTGCTATGCCGAGCTAAGCGAGCTTTCGCGGGCGGCCTCGCTCTACGGCACACTTGCGGGCTTTCTCCAGAGCAAGCGCTGGGGCAAGGAGATGGCCGACGAGTTCCACGCGCGCGCGAAAGAGTTTACCGAGCGGGCGATGTTCGCCAAGCTGCGCACGATGGGCACCGGCACGCTGCCCGTCGAGCGCGTGATCGCGCCGGAGCCGGAGGAAGCGCCCGCGCAGACCACCTGGGGCTCGCTGCCGTCGTTTACCGACTTCCTGCGCGGCGACACGCCCGCAGCCGAGGAGCAGGCGGACGATCCGTTCGCGGTGCTGGACAGCCTGCCCGCAACCGAGCAGCACGTCTTCGCGCCGGTGACGCCGATCGATACCAGCGGCTGCGACGACACGATCGTTCGGTTCATCGAGGCCAGCGGGCGCTTCATCGAGCAGGGCCTCGTGTGGGCCGCCGTCGACGCCTGCCACGAGATCATTCGCCACGACAACAACTACCTACCGGTCCATCTGCGCCTGGGCGAGATCTACGAGCGCGAGGGCCGTATCGAGGACGCGCTGAACAAATACCGCACGCTGATCGATACCTACACCGCGCGCGGCCAGGAGATCGAGGCGATCGATGCCTACCATCGGATGATCGAGCTATCGCCTGAGGCCACCACCATGCGCGGCCAGCTGGTCGACCTGCTGCGCAAAGCGAAGCGCGGCGAGGAGGCCGTCGAGCAGGCGCTGATCGTCGCCAACACCTATTTCAAGCAGGGCCAGACCAGCCGCGCGCTCGAAGAGTACCGCCGCATCCAGACCTGGGCACCGCCGTCGGCGAGGCTGCACCAGGAGTACGGCCAGGCGCTGCTCAAGCTGGAGCGCTGGGAGGCCGCGCAGTTCGAGTTCCGCCGCGCGGTGCAGCTCGACCCGAACGCGCCCGTTGGGCTGGCGCAGTTGAACCTGACGATGGCGGTCCTGGGCCAGAATGAGCAGGCAATGTGGGACTCGTTCGCGGCGCTGCTTCAGAAGCTCAACGCCGAGCCGCAGCATCATCCAGCCGTCCAGGCCGAGTATCGGGCGGCGCTGCTGATCGTGGATACGCCGATCTTGCACTACCTGCTGGGCCTGATCCAGCAAGTCGCCGATCAGCATGCGTCGGCGATGATGTCGTTCGAGCAGGCGCTCAGCCTGCTGGTGATGGAAGAGCGTCCGCAGCTCTCGCCGATCCTGGTGCATCAGGCGATGGCCGAGAGCTACCTGGAGCAGGATCAGGCGCAGGAGGCGATCGATCAGCTACATACCGTGCAGCGCCTCTTCGTCGAGCAGCCGCTCCACATCGTCAGCATGCATGGGTTTGCCCGTCCGCTCACCGAGAGCGAGCTTCAGCGCAAGCTGGCGAAGGCGCTCAGCAGCGTTGGGCAGTGGGATGCCGCGATCAAGGCGCTGAAGATCTGCCAGCAGTTCGATCCGGCAGAGCCGAGCGCCTACATGCAGCTCGCCGACATCTACGCCAGGCAGGGCAACATGGAGGCCGCGCTCGATCAGTACAGCCAGCTTGCCACAGTGCATGAGAGCCGTCAGCAGCTCGACCGCGCGATCGAGGCGCTGGAGCAGGCCGCCAGGGTCGAGCCCAGCGCGATGGCGATCCGCTCGCGGCTGGCCCAGATGCTGATCCGTCGCGGCATTCTCGATCGCGGTCTGAAGGAATTAACCGAAGTAGCCTCGCTCCAGCGCGGCGCCGGGGAGATCAAAGAGGCGGTCGCATCGCTCCAGCAGGCCGCCGAGATCCAGTGGATGCTCGGCAAGCTCGATCAGGTCTATCATCTGTACGACATGATCGTCGCGTTCGCGCCTGAGGACATCGACGCGCGCCAGCAGCTTGTCAACCTGCATATTCTGGCCGGACGCCGCGACGCCGCGATTGCCGAGCAGCGCCGGATCGCGCGCATCTGCAACGATCAAAAGAACTACACCGAGGCCATTAGCTGCTTCCACCAGATCATTGCGCTCGATCCCGCCGACGCCGACGCCTACGAGAGCCTGGGCGATCTGCTGATGCGGCAGCAAGAGTACGATCAGGCCGTGCGGCTGTATAAGCGCCTGGGACGTCTACGGCCCAACGACGAGCGCGTCGAGGCGCTGCAAGCGGCGGCGGAGCGCATGCTCGTGCAGAGCCAGGGAGAGTAGAGAACAGAGAACAAAGAACAAACGGATCAGGGGCAACTTGGAACTTGGAACTTCCTGATCCCCTGACTCCCTCAAACTTGAAACCCGGAACGTTGAACAAAGAACAAAGGGCAGCGAGCGACACCGCTCTAAGCCCTTTGTTCTTTGTTTGCTTGTTCTTTGTTCTTTTTTCAGCAATTCATCAGCCGCACGCTGCCGGGCAGTGGAGCAGCTTTGCTATAATGCGTGCCAGGGAGAGAAGGTCATGAGCAGCACGTGTGCTCCACTGCGATAGCCATGCTTGATTTATCAGAATTTTGGAGTCGGCTCAATCCATTCCAGTATCCAGGCAACACCGCCGATATTGTGATCGTCGCGGTGATCTTCTGGTGGCTGCTGGGCATCATTCGGGGCACGCGAGCCGTGCAACTGCTGCGCGGCGTCACCGTCCTGCTGATCGCAACGTTCGCGATCGGCTCGGTGCTGCAACTGCAAACCGTGGAGTGGCTGCTCAGCAACGCGATCCGTCCAGCGCTCTTCGTGGCGATCCCGGTGCTGTTTCAGCCTGAGCTACGCCGCGCGCTCGAAGCGCTGGGCCGGACCAGCGAGGCGTTTACCCGCCGCCCCTTCGGCGCGAACCACAGCGATCTGGCGACGACGATCAATATTCTGGTGCGGGCTGCCGCGCAGCTCTCACAGCAGCAGACCGGCGCGCTGATGGTGATCGAGCGCAACACGGGGCTGCAAGAGTACGCCGACCGGGGCGTGATCCTCGATGCGCGGCTGTCTGTACCGCTGCTGCTCAACATCTTCTTTGTCAACTCGCCGCTGCACGATCTGGCCGTGATTGTCCGTGGCAGCCGCATCCTGGCCGCCAACGCCGTGCTGCCGCTCAGCGAAAACGTCGTCGGCATGCCGCGCTACGGCTCGCGGCACCGCGCCGCGCTGGGCGTGAGCGAGCAATCGGACGCGATTGCCGTCGTCGTCTCGGAGGAGACGGGCAGCATCTCGGTGGCGACGAACGGGCGCATGGTGCGGCATCTGAGCGAGAACCGTCTGCGCAAGCTACTGGCCGAGCTGCTCAACGTGACGCTTGAGGAGCCTCAATGAGACGACTACGCACATCCGGCCTCCAGTTTTTGCTGGCGCTGATGCTTTCTCTAGCGCTCTGGACCTACGTCTCGTTTACGGAAAATCCGACCGAGCAGGAAGCGTTCGAGGTGCCAGTCACGCTGATCGATCCCCATGAGGGGCTGGTGCTGGTCGATGCGACTACCGGCGAGCCAGCGGAGCCCAAGATCCTCACCACGCTTCAGGTCACGGGGCCGCAGCTTAATCTGGACGAGCTGGATACCGAAAGCTTCACGGCGACCGCCGATCTGAGCACCCTGGAGGCGGGCCTGCACTCGGTGCCGATTCGTGTCAGATGGCCGAGCACCGTGCGGGTGCGCAGCCACAATCCGGCCTCCCTACAGGTGCGGCTGGTGCCGGAAGCCACGCGGACCATGACGGTGACGCGCGATGTGCAGGGCCAGCTTCCGTTCTTATTCGAGCTGGAAGATATTTCGCTCGCAACCGATCAGGTCGTCGCCAGCGGGCCGCAAGACCTGATGGCCCGCATCGAGCGCGTCAGCCTGCCGATCGATTTGCAGGGCCGCACCGCAAACTTCACCAGGGAGATCGAGCCGATCGCCCTCGACGAGAATGGCGATCCGGTAAGCGGGATCACGCTCAGGCCCAATCGGATCAAAGTCAACGTGCAGATCGAGTCGCGGGTGGAAGTCCAGCGCGCCTCGGTGCTGCCCTCCTTTACGGGACAGCCAGCGCCCGGTTATACCACCGAGCGTATCGATTGGGCTCCCAAGTTCGTTGAAATTATTGCGTCGCAGGCGATCACCGTGGCGCTCGAAACCGAGAAGATCGACCTGGCGGGGCGGACCGAGTCGTTCACCCAGACGGTGAGCGTGATCAAGCCGACGGGCATTCAGACCCAACTGCTGACGGAGCGTATCACCGTCACGGTGCCGGTGGTGCCCTTCCAGGTTCCATCAAATGTGCCGCTGTTTGTACCGGTGACACCGGTCAATCTCGGATCGGATCTGGCAGTGACCGCCGATCCGCCGACGCTGACGATCACGGTGTCGGGCACGTTCGATCAGTTGAGCCAGCTTGCGAACGCGACGGTTCAGGCGACCGTCGATCTGAGCGGGCTGGGACCCGGCACATACCAGCGCCCGGCGGCGATTCCGCTTCCGCAGGGGCTACAAATCGTGGGCGATCAGCCACAGGTGACGGTGACGATCGCGCCCAGTCCGCCGGGCCAGCCATCGCCCGCGCCAACAACGAACGGAGGTTAACGCACACCGATAACGTTAAGCGCTTGGCCTGTAGGGGAAGGAGAACAAAGAACAACGGAACAAAGAACAAAGCTGTTAACTTCTGTTCTCTGTTCTTTGTTCTCTATTCTGCTCGTACAGGTGACGAGGTGAAGGTTCCTCGCGAAAGCGAGTGCTAACGATCCGGCAGAAGCGTCTCGTGGGCGAGGCGGCAGGCAGCGGCGGCGGGACTGGCACTTCCGCGCCCTGGCGGCGGACTCGCTCAGACCAGCGGACGTGGATACGGATCGGAACAGCGAAGATCAGCGGATGCCTTCAGGATGCGCTGCCATCCTCGAACGCCAGCCAAAGCCGCCGGGCGACCGGCGGGACAATCAGCGGGCGTAGCAGCACACAAGTCACAGCAGCGGGCAGCACAGTCGCGTCATCGGCTGTGGTGCGGCTGCGCACCCCGGACTTGTCTCAACCCAATGTTTTTATCAGCGACGATTATTTCCGGTCGGCGGAGTGCGGCGACGTGTGCTCGTCCTGCGTCCCGACCGCTCGATACACGAGGTTTGATTATGTGTGGCATTGTAGGATATGTCGGATCGCGCGAGGCGACAGAGGTGGTGGTGAGCGGGCTGCAACGGCTGGAGTATCGCGGCTACGACTCGGCGGGCATTGCGATCTTGAACGGCGGCGATTTCCAGGTGCGTCGCTCCGTGGGCAAGCTCAGCAATCTTCAGCAGCGGCTACGTGCCGAGCCAACGCACGGACGGCAAGGCATCGGGCATACGCGCTGGGCAACGCACGGCGGCGTCACCGAGGCCAACGCGCATCCGCATCGCTCCGACAGCGGCGATATTGTCGTGATCCAGAACGGCATCTTCGAGAACTACCTTGAGCAAAAGGGCCAGCTCGTCGAGGCCGGCGTGACGTTTCACTCGCAGACGGATACCGAGGTGATCGCGCATCTGATCGAGCGCGAGACGCAGGCTACGGGCGATTTTGTGAGCGGCTTCCGGCGCGCGATGCAGCAGCTTCGCGGCGGTAACGCGGTGGTGGCGATGCATCGCCAGCAGCCTGGGCTGATCCTGGCGGCGCGGCTGGGCAACGCTGGCGGCGTGGTGATCGGGCTGGGCGAGGACGAGAACTTTATCGCCTCCGATATTCCGGCGATTCTGGACTACACCCAGCAGGTGCTTTTTCTGGAGGACGGCGAGCTGGCGATCATCACGGATCAGACGGTGCGCGTCGAGCGCATCAGCGGCGAGGCGGTAACAAAGCAGCCGCAGCGGATCAACTGGGACCCTGTGGCGGCGGCCAAGGGCGGCTACAAGCATTTCATGCTCAAAGAGATCTTCGAGCAGACGCGCTCGATTACCGATACGCTCCATGACCGGATCGATCTCGAAAACGCGCGCGTAGACCTCGACACGCTCACGCTCAGCGACGAGCAGCTTCGCGCGATCGACAAAATCTATATCGTCGCCTGCGGCACCGCGTGGCACGCCGGGCTGATCGCCAAGTTCGTGATCGAGGCGCTCGCCCGCGTGCGGGTGGAGGTCGACTACGGCTCCGAGTTCCGCTACCGCAATCCGATCCTCGACCAGGGCACGCTGATGATCGCTATCACCCAGTCGGGCGAGACGGTGGATACGCTGGTGCCGATGGAGCTGGCGCGCGAGGCGGGCGTGCCCTGCCTGGGCATCGTCAACGCGGTCGGCTCGCAGGCGGCGCGGCTCAGCGATGCCGGCGTGATCTACCTCAACGCCGGACCGGAGATCGCCGTAGCCTCGACCAAAGTCTTCACCTGTATGCTGATCGCGGCGTATCTGTTCGCGCTCAAGCTGGGCGAGGTCAAGGGGCAGATCGATCGGGCGATGATGCGCGAACATTTGCAGGCGCTGCTGGCACTGCCCAACAAGCTCGGCACGCTGCTCCAGCAGACCGCGCGCTACGAGCAGCTCGCGGAGCGCTACCGCCACACGACGGATATGCTCTTCCTGGGACGCGGCATCAGCTACCCGATTGCGCTCGAAGGCGCGCTGAAGCTCAAAGAGATCTCGTACATCCATGCCGAGGGCTACCCGGCGGGCGAGATGAAGCACGGCCCGATCGCGCTGATCGACGAGCAGATGCCGGTGGTCTGCATCGCCGTGCGCGACAACGTGTACGATAAGATGCTCTCGAACATCGAGCAGGTCAAGACGCGCGGCGGCGAGGTGATCGCGATCGTCACCGAGGGCGATACTACTGCGCGCGACAAGGCCGACTTCGTGATCGAGGTGCCGCGCACGCTGCCGCTGCTCTCGCCTGTGCTGACGGTGGTGCCGCTGCAACTGCTGAGCTACTACTGCGCGCTGCGGCGCGGCGCGGATGTCGATCAGCCGCGCAATCTGGCGAAGAGCGTCACCGTGGAGTAGTCTGGTAAACTGCCGGTCGATCGCGGGAAACGAGGTTGCCTGGATGCCGCCCATTAAAACCATTTCCGAGGCCCTGGCGCAGCGCTGGAAGCTGCCGGAGAGGTTCGACGACCAGACCTGGCGCAGCTTCGCAGCGCAGATCGACGGCTATGCCATCGCTGAGGAGCTGGGCTTTGACCTGAGGAGCTGGGCCGCCGCGCAGGAGCAAGCTTACCAGCAGCGCGGTCGCTGGGAGCTCAATCCGCTAGAACTGCGGCTGATGATCTTCTATCAGTTCCGCGCCGATTATATGAGCGGCTACACCTATCACGAGCGCGATGAGCTGGTGGATAGTCTCATGGCGGCGCTGGGCACAGCGACCGGACAGCCCTACCAGCGGATGGGCAGCTAGCGCCTGCCAGACCCACAATGCGGCGCGGCCTGGGCTTACAACATAATCGGGATCGGATCGTCGGGGCACGGCATGCCGTGCCCCACATCATGATTCACCCACCATCGTTTAAAGTTCGACGAACTCGAAGCTCGCAACCTGGAACGATGGACCGGAGAGTTGGAGGTGCTCTCAAAGATTCCTCGCTCTACATTCCCCGCCAGCGCTTGACACGTCAGCACGCAGACTTTACGATGCACGGTCCAGACGACCCGCCAGCTCTGGATCGGCAGGTCCAGGTGTCGGGCGGCGAGTAATCGGCGGCAGCAGAACCGAAAGGAGCGCAGCACAAGATGGCACGCTGGCGACAGATCATCGGCACAATCGCGCATAACGCGGACGAGTACTTTGACGAGCTGAGACACCGGCTGTCGCAGCGCTTCGGCGGCGACGATCCGATCACGATCGTCCCATACTACGGCCACGGCACCGCCGATCAGTTCTTCCTCGGCGGTCGCGTGCTGGAGCAGCCGGGCGTGAGCGCCGCCACCGACAACGACTCGCTGTGGGATAATCTGGTCAATACCTACCGACGCTTCGAGAGCGACGAGATCCCCGGCGCGCGCATCATGGCGCGCTTCCAGGGCGTCGAGCAGGAGGTTGTCGCCGACAGCGAGGGTTTTTTCCAGGTCCAGCTCAGGCCAGCGCAGCCGCTGCCCGCCGACCGCCTGCGGCACGAGGTGGCGCTTGAGGTGCGCGAGCCGCAGTGGGCGGCGCATGGACCGGCAAAGGCTACCGGCTGCGTCTTCGTCCCGCCGCCGCATGCCCAGTTCGGCGTGATCAGCGACATCGACGACACCGTAGTGCGAACCGACGCCGCCAATCTGCTGCGCATGGCGCGAAGCGTCTTTCTGGGCAACGCGCGCACCCGGCTGCCCTTCAAGGGCGTGGCCGCGCTCTACCGGGCGCTGCAACAGGGCACCGCGTCGTCCGAAGCGGCGCCCGATGTCAACCCGCTCTTCTATGTGTCGAGCAGCCCGTGGAACCTGTACGACCTGCTGCTTGAGTTCTTCACGCTGCACAACATTCCCCACGGCCCGATCTTCCTGCGCGACTGGGGCATCTCCGAGCAGGAGATCCTGCCGACACAGCATCGCGGCCATAAGCTGGCGGCGATCCGGCAGGTGCTCGATCGCTATCCACATCTGCCGTTCATTCTGATCGGCGACAGCGGCCAGGAAGATCCCGAAATCTATCACGAGGTGGTCCGGCTCTACCCCGGACGAATCCCGGCGGTCTACATTCGCAACGTCAGCCATACGCCTGAGCGCCCGGCGGCAATCCGCAAGCTGGCCGAGGAGATCATCGCCGTTGGCAGCACGCTGATCCTGGCCGACGACACGCTGGCCGTTGCCCGTCATGCCGCCGAGCAGGGCTGGATCGCGCCAGAGACGGTCTGGATGATCGAGATGGAGCGTGAGCTGGACGCGGCACCCGCCGGTCCTGCCGAGCGGCTGCTGGGCGAGACGCAAGCAGCCGCAGCGCCGACGGTGGTCATCGACGAGGAGAGCGCCGACCAGACGCAGGCGGCGGTCGAGGGCGGGGCGATCGAGCAGGCGTTGCAGAGCGGCGATCGGGACGAGCCGCCGCCGACGGTGATCGTCGAGGGCGAGAAGGAGTAGGTTGAAGAACGAAGAACCAAGAACCAAGGGATGAACAAGCGAACAAGCGAACAAACCGCACAACGTGTTTGTTCCCTTGTTCCTTTATTCCTGTGTTTCCCGACCTATGGCTCTTCGCTCGGACGCGGCGGCTGCGCGCAGCACCAGTCAAGGCGCTGGTAGCCCTGCGTCCGTGGCCCGAACGGCTGTAGCTCCACCTGCGGCCATTCAAGCGCGATCGTCGGCAGCCGATAAACGCCGCTAGCCGTCGAAACCAGCAGCGGCTCGCCCGACGGGTGCAGCGCGAAGTAGCGCACATCGCGCTGCTGCGGCAGCAGCCGCTTGTAAGCGCCGGAGTCGGGATCGATCAGCGCTAGCCCCTGATCGTCGGTAAACAGCAGCCGACCATCGGGCATCCAGCCAAGCTGATACACCGCCGTGTCGTGCCGTAGCGTCCAGTGCCGCAGCGTGCCGTCCAGCGCCGCGACCACGATCGTCCAGTCGAAGGTGATGCCCTCACGCCGCGCAATCGCGGCAAACGCCAGCCGCGTCCCATCCGCCGACCACGCCAGCGCCGAGCCGTGAGATTGGGCGATCTCGCCGCGTCTCTCCGCCTGACGCTCCGCGAACAGCGCATCAAGCCGCTGCGGGCGGATCAGCACCTCCGGCTCGCCAGCGCCGCGCTGCACCACGAGCGAGCGACCGTCGAGGGCGACCCAGGCTACCAGATCGTTGCGCGCGGCGGGCGCTCGTCCACGGCCAAGCAGCTCAAGCTCGCGATTGCGGTAGCTCCATCGGGCGATGGTCGCGGGCGCGGCGTCGTACTCGACGGCCAGCACAATCGAGAGCGGATCTTGCCAGATGAGCGTCGTACCTGCCAGGCGCTGCCGCGTCGTCAGGAGCCTCTGGGCGTCTCCACGCTCAGGATGCGTGATCAGCACATTGCCGTCGCTCGTCGCCGCGACGATATGCCGTCCATCGGGCGACCACGCGGCATTGGTAAAGCGCTGCCGCAGATCGAGCGGCCATATCCGCGCGCCATCCTGCGCGATCAGGCTCAGCCTGCCGTCAGGCTGGGTTGCCAGGACCATCCCACGTCGATCGGTGGGCAGATCGATGGCGGCACGGCTGGTAGGCCTTGGAGGGGCAGGGATCGTAACCTGGGTGGACGCTGTCATCGTGGGCCAGGGTGTAGACGTGGGCGCTGGACGGCGCACCTCAGCAGGAGGCGGATTCTGCATCCCGATGACCACGGTCGCGCCAAGGATCAGCGCGCCGAGCAGCGCCACAGATGCATTCAACCACTGCTTCATCGCGTCCCCCTCCGATTGCGTGCCAGCTCACACTACTGTTGTACCACAGAACATAGCGGAGCAGACGAGCGACATCGGGACGAAAGAACAAAGAACCGGGGGCCATGCCCAAGGGGCGCCCGGCGCACAGAGAGCAAGGGAAACGTTGAGCTCGCCGCTTTGAACGTTGAGCTCGAAACGTTGAACTGCCTGATTCTTGGGACAGCATCGGCTTCGTCGGAGCCGAACAAAAACCTGCTGGCAGTGAAGCGTTATGCAACCACTGCCAGCAGCTTACGGCGATTAGGGCGCGACCGTGTGAACCGATCGCGCAGCTTTCGGAACATCAGAAGGAGGCTACCACTCAGGATCGATCTGCTCGGCATCGCGGAATGCCGCGCGCAGCACGACGTGACGGACCACAATTTCGTCAATGAACGCCTGATAGTACAGGCCTTCTTCCTGCCAGACAACCTTGTCGCCTTCCACAATATCAAGGTGCGATGGATGCAAGGGAGAGCCTTCGTACGATACGTGAAACCCGGTAATATCGACATGATCGACGGGCAGCAACGAGTAACGCTTCCCAACGCCAGGTCGCACTACATCTATAGTACGTAGTTGACTCAACTGCATCGATCCTCCATCTCTTGTGCAAATCGATCATCTTGCATCACAGGTGTTTAATACAACGAAGCATCGGTCGAAAGGATCTCACGGCACCATTCACAATCCATCGATCATCCGGTGCGCCTGTTCAAGCACA
This region of Herpetosiphonaceae bacterium genomic DNA includes:
- a CDS encoding tetratricopeptide repeat protein, producing the protein MAGNRAIFERAMEQGRAAAQREDWTTALKEMLRAVQEIPNDLDARSSLAVALYHNEKYPQAIQLLEELRKRRRDDPFTLAYLARAYEGNQEPAKAVPLLVQLGDQALEQRIIPDALEAFEEAVRLMPQDPDLRIRLAEMFVEAGDMRRAAEQCVEIARIRHAAGDMPGAEEAVDEALSLDSANRTAQALKAELSQRALQAEPEPAYQPMPEPEPAYVPEPEPMRFGTGGLYERPLSNEQLLAQAAAQREAGNGTGALRLYERALEQGADHPDLFYSLGMLYQEHNQHAKAIDLLRKVTGNDEYALSAHYALGDSLKATGDIQAAAEEYETTIRLVDLESIGRAEADDLIAMYRAAAECYAELSELSRAASLYGTLAGFLQSKRWGKEMADEFHARAKEFTERAMFAKLRTMGTGTLPVERVIAPEPEEAPAQTTWGSLPSFTDFLRGDTPAAEEQADDPFAVLDSLPATEQHVFAPVTPIDTSGCDDTIVRFIEASGRFIEQGLVWAAVDACHEIIRHDNNYLPVHLRLGEIYEREGRIEDALNKYRTLIDTYTARGQEIEAIDAYHRMIELSPEATTMRGQLVDLLRKAKRGEEAVEQALIVANTYFKQGQTSRALEEYRRIQTWAPPSARLHQEYGQALLKLERWEAAQFEFRRAVQLDPNAPVGLAQLNLTMAVLGQNEQAMWDSFAALLQKLNAEPQHHPAVQAEYRAALLIVDTPILHYLLGLIQQVADQHASAMMSFEQALSLLVMEERPQLSPILVHQAMAESYLEQDQAQEAIDQLHTVQRLFVEQPLHIVSMHGFARPLTESELQRKLAKALSSVGQWDAAIKALKICQQFDPAEPSAYMQLADIYARQGNMEAALDQYSQLATVHESRQQLDRAIEALEQAARVEPSAMAIRSRLAQMLIRRGILDRGLKELTEVASLQRGAGEIKEAVASLQQAAEIQWMLGKLDQVYHLYDMIVAFAPEDIDARQQLVNLHILAGRRDAAIAEQRRIARICNDQKNYTEAISCFHQIIALDPADADAYESLGDLLMRQQEYDQAVRLYKRLGRLRPNDERVEALQAAAERMLVQSQGE
- the cdaA gene encoding diadenylate cyclase CdaA, producing the protein MLDLSEFWSRLNPFQYPGNTADIVIVAVIFWWLLGIIRGTRAVQLLRGVTVLLIATFAIGSVLQLQTVEWLLSNAIRPALFVAIPVLFQPELRRALEALGRTSEAFTRRPFGANHSDLATTINILVRAAAQLSQQQTGALMVIERNTGLQEYADRGVILDARLSVPLLLNIFFVNSPLHDLAVIVRGSRILAANAVLPLSENVVGMPRYGSRHRAALGVSEQSDAIAVVVSEETGSISVATNGRMVRHLSENRLRKLLAELLNVTLEEPQ
- a CDS encoding CdaR family protein, which encodes MRRLRTSGLQFLLALMLSLALWTYVSFTENPTEQEAFEVPVTLIDPHEGLVLVDATTGEPAEPKILTTLQVTGPQLNLDELDTESFTATADLSTLEAGLHSVPIRVRWPSTVRVRSHNPASLQVRLVPEATRTMTVTRDVQGQLPFLFELEDISLATDQVVASGPQDLMARIERVSLPIDLQGRTANFTREIEPIALDENGDPVSGITLRPNRIKVNVQIESRVEVQRASVLPSFTGQPAPGYTTERIDWAPKFVEIIASQAITVALETEKIDLAGRTESFTQTVSVIKPTGIQTQLLTERITVTVPVVPFQVPSNVPLFVPVTPVNLGSDLAVTADPPTLTITVSGTFDQLSQLANATVQATVDLSGLGPGTYQRPAAIPLPQGLQIVGDQPQVTVTIAPSPPGQPSPAPTTNGG
- the glmS gene encoding glutamine--fructose-6-phosphate transaminase (isomerizing), coding for MCGIVGYVGSREATEVVVSGLQRLEYRGYDSAGIAILNGGDFQVRRSVGKLSNLQQRLRAEPTHGRQGIGHTRWATHGGVTEANAHPHRSDSGDIVVIQNGIFENYLEQKGQLVEAGVTFHSQTDTEVIAHLIERETQATGDFVSGFRRAMQQLRGGNAVVAMHRQQPGLILAARLGNAGGVVIGLGEDENFIASDIPAILDYTQQVLFLEDGELAIITDQTVRVERISGEAVTKQPQRINWDPVAAAKGGYKHFMLKEIFEQTRSITDTLHDRIDLENARVDLDTLTLSDEQLRAIDKIYIVACGTAWHAGLIAKFVIEALARVRVEVDYGSEFRYRNPILDQGTLMIAITQSGETVDTLVPMELAREAGVPCLGIVNAVGSQAARLSDAGVIYLNAGPEIAVASTKVFTCMLIAAYLFALKLGEVKGQIDRAMMREHLQALLALPNKLGTLLQQTARYEQLAERYRHTTDMLFLGRGISYPIALEGALKLKEISYIHAEGYPAGEMKHGPIALIDEQMPVVCIAVRDNVYDKMLSNIEQVKTRGGEVIAIVTEGDTTARDKADFVIEVPRTLPLLSPVLTVVPLQLLSYYCALRRGADVDQPRNLAKSVTVE
- a CDS encoding phosphatase domain-containing protein, which encodes MARWRQIIGTIAHNADEYFDELRHRLSQRFGGDDPITIVPYYGHGTADQFFLGGRVLEQPGVSAATDNDSLWDNLVNTYRRFESDEIPGARIMARFQGVEQEVVADSEGFFQVQLRPAQPLPADRLRHEVALEVREPQWAAHGPAKATGCVFVPPPHAQFGVISDIDDTVVRTDAANLLRMARSVFLGNARTRLPFKGVAALYRALQQGTASSEAAPDVNPLFYVSSSPWNLYDLLLEFFTLHNIPHGPIFLRDWGISEQEILPTQHRGHKLAAIRQVLDRYPHLPFILIGDSGQEDPEIYHEVVRLYPGRIPAVYIRNVSHTPERPAAIRKLAEEIIAVGSTLILADDTLAVARHAAEQGWIAPETVWMIEMERELDAAPAGPAERLLGETQAAAAPTVVIDEESADQTQAAVEGGAIEQALQSGDRDEPPPTVIVEGEKE